A single region of the Glycine max cultivar Williams 82 chromosome 20, Glycine_max_v4.0, whole genome shotgun sequence genome encodes:
- the LOC100811476 gene encoding beta-glucuronosyltransferase GlcAT14B codes for MTLLLGLTKICSLFLLFLATLTSPEGTPILPFYRSITAASYSVFVESKLRPLPVVSSLPPPPSLAYLVSGSKGDSAAVTRVLLALYHPNNRYVVHLDLESSPEERSDLVRFVEGHALFKRFGNVRVIKKANLVTYRGPTMVANTLHAAAILLRELGDWDWFINLSASDYPLVTQDGTRLFQLNQLSHSRIRVLSM; via the coding sequence atGACATTGCTTTTGGGGCTCACGAAGATCTGCTccctcttcctcctcttcctcgCCACCCTCACCTCCCCAGAGGGAACCCCCATCCTCCCCTTCTACCGCTCCATCACTGCCGCCTCCTACTCCGTCTTCGTCGAATCCAAGCTCCGGCCCCTCCCCGTCGTCTCCTCCCTCCCCCCTCCGCCGAGCCTCGCCTACCTCGTCTCCGGCTCAAAGGGCGACAGCGCCGCCGTCACCCGCGTCCTCTTGGCCCTCTACCACCCCAACAACCGCTACGTGGTCCACCTGGACCTCGAATCCTCGCCGGAGGAACGCTCCGATCTGGTGAGGTTCGTGGAGGGCCACGCGCTGTTCAAGCGGTTCGGGAATGTGAGGGTTATAAAGAAGGCGAATCTCGTCACGTACAGGGGACCCACCATGGTCGCAAACACGCTTCACGCCGCCGCGATTCTGTTGAGGGAGCTTGGGGATTGGGACTGGTTCATCAATCTCAGCGCCTCTGATTACCCACTTGTCACACAAGATGGTACGAGGTTGTTTCAGCTTAATCAGTTGTCTCATTCTCGAATTCGAGTCCTGAGTATGTAA